The genomic region AGGATGCAAATCGAATTAGGGTGGTGCTAGAGACTAGAGGCATGGATGCGGCAGAATTATTAGTAAGTTATCAAACAGGAAATAGAAATTTCAAAAGAGCTAAATTGGCAGGATTAGACTTGAGTGGTTATAACTTAGCTGATATCGACTTAGAGGAAGCTAATTTAGAAGGAGCAAATCTGGCTCAAGCTAATCTTGAGGGATCGTTTCTTTACCGAGCTAACCTCAATCATGCCAACTTGAAAGAGACGATTTTTAGCCGTGCGGAGATGTGGGAAATCGATCTAGGTCAAGCTAATTTGAAAGAAGCTAACCTATACATGGCAAATCTGAAAGGGGCGTATTTGTGGAAAGCTAATTTAGCTATTGCTAATTTAAGTGAAGCTTTCCTCAAAAATGTGAACTTTGTTCAATGCGATCTGTGGCGAGCGAACTTGAGAGAGGCTAACCTCAGTGGTGCTAACTTAAAAGGTGCTAGCTTGAAAGCCGCAGCTTTAGAAAGAGCCAAATACAACGAAAGTACCCTTTTTCCTGAAGGATTCGAGCCAGATAGTGCTGGGATGCGTTTCGTATCTGATATGCGTTTGGTTTGATTTCAGTTTTCGCTAATCTAAAACTAAGCTTAATTTTGATACCAACGTCAGACTAAGTTTGCTATGATGATTAGTCTAAATTGGGGTGACTAGCTCAACGGTAGAGCACTGGACTCTTAATCCATCGGTTGCGGGTTCGATTCCCTCGTCACCCATTTCTCGCAAACGTAGCGATGGTACGTCTGTACCTAAATTAGGAGGAAATGCGATCGCATTTCCTCCTAAGCGCTCGAATACTGATTTTTAGCGGAAATTCCCCGGATTTAAACGGCGATTGCTTGGGTTATTAGCTGGCTGAGCAGTTGTTTTTTTGCCTTTGACCTTAACTCCATTCCTCAAACCTGAACCTGTACCGCCATCTTGAGGATCTAAGAAAGCTCTTAAATCGATAGTAGATCTACGGGCGCGAGTGCGGTTAGTCGTTTTACCTCCACCAAGGAGATCGTTGAGGACATTAGAACCACCTCTACCAGTGTAAGTATTAACCCCAACTGTAGATTGACCGCTATCAGCTACGCTCAGATTTTCAAAAATGCGATCGCGAGTTGCGATGGGATCTTGACCTGTAGGAACAGTCAATACAATTCGGCTAGGGCAATCTGAAGTTCTTTCGGTAGTGACACAGATAATGTTGTAGCCATTTTTAACATCAGTCCGCATTTCCAGCAATCCTTCTGGGCGATAACTTTCTAGACGTTCGGCAATACTAGTACAGCGCCGGAAAGCGGTCCATCCTCCTCCCATACTTCTGGGAGTTGCCCAAGGATAAGCTTCTCCAGGACGACTTTCAGGATAGTACATGACTGTGTAATCGCCGTTAACGTACTGACAGGCAAACCTTGTGTTACCGTTAGCAGCAGGAACCGAATTGCCAGAATCGGGATAAGAACTACCGGAGTCTGGGTAGGGATTAGGGCTATTGCCATCAGTATTGACGATGACATCCCTTTGAGCGATTTGTAGTGGTAAAGATTCAGCAATCGCACTACTTGAACTAACGAGTAGAGCTATGGCTAGAGCGAAACTACTTCCTTGGCTAACAGTAGAATTAAGCATTGGTCGTGACATTGAATTTGCCCTCCATGAACACCCTAAAAATGGCGACAGTCAATCTAGTTTAATTTTGGTAGCTAGGTGAATAGTTCGGGGTGAATTGACCACCTAGTAAGCTTTTAAGCTCAAATACTAGCACCAGTTACCGACTTTCATTTCTATCTATCTGATTCATAAATCTTTATAAATCAGTGTCGGTATCGTATACTACGGGGATACGAGCAATACCTGGGAAACCACAGTCCTAGGATAGTAATCTCCTCTTTTTTTGTTTTTGGGATTAACCCAATGAAATTAGGAGATAGCACGAGTCAGGGTATGGAAACCTTATACTGCTCTAGATAGTATGTTGACGGTTCTACCTCATACCAAGTTCCCGTAAACTTAAGGAGAAAAACTATCGATGTTGGAGGTACAGCCGCCGCTGACCGTTCCTAGAGAATTCCTCGGCCCGCCCAGTGGCTTCAACCCCACGCTAGTCATGTTCTTAGCAGCCTTAGTGTTGGTGGTAATTTCTACTAGTGGTTATTGGCTGTGGAATTGGCCTGGGTGGTTTTGCTTTTCGATCAATATTTTGGCTTTACACATGGCAGGCACGATAATTCACGATGCTTCTCATAATGTAGCTCATCACAACAAAGTGATGAATGCCATTTTAGGACACGGTAGCGCCTTAATGTTAGGTTTTGCCTTTCCAGTGTTTACTAGAGTCCATATGCAGCATCATGCTAATGTGAACGACCCAGAAAACGATCCCGATCATTTTGTATCTACTGGTGGTCCTTTATGGATGATTGCGGCACGATTTTTTTATCATGAAATATTTTTCTTTAAGCGGCGTTTATGGCGAAAATATGAATTATTAGAATGGTTTTTGAGTCGTCTATTTGTTGCTACTGTCATTTTTGTCGCTTGGCAGCATGGCTTTTCTAGCTATATTATGCATTTTTGGTTTTGTCCAGCTTTAGTTGTAGGTCTAGCTTTAGGTCTATTTTTTGACTACTTACCCCATCGCCCCTTTAAAGAGCGCGATCGCTGGAAAAATGCCCGTGTTTATGCTAGCCCTTGGTTAAATATCATGATCTTGGGGCAAAACTACCACTTAGTTCATCATCTGTGGCCATCCATTCCTTGGTACAAGTATCAAGGAGCTTATCTAGCAACTAAACCTCTGTTAGAATCTAAAAATTGTCACTTGTCTCTAGGGTTATTTGAAGGTAAAGACTTACTGCATTTTCTCTATGACTTATTCTTAGGAATTCGAGTTCACAAAAAAGAATGTTTTAGAAGTCAGAAGTCAGAAGTCAGAAGTCAGAAGTAAAATGCGATCAAATCAATGGTTCAGCCTTAAATTTTGTCCTAACCTTGGCTTCGAGGGCTATAACGGTAATTAACGGTTAAAAAATTAACTCTACCCACTTGATTGACAATTCACCATCCATCTTCGCCCCGATGAAACTGAATTCATGCGGGGCATTTTATTGGGTCATTTAAGCACAAGAGCCAGAAATTTCAGAATAATTCAAATCTTCTCTCAGGGATGCAGCTTCTCTCAGGTAAATATGCTTCACGGGAGCGCAATCTAGAGGCAAATTGATATGGATCAATAAACGGATACAAAGAGGCATAGCTCCTTCTACGTGCATATGCTGTACGTCTAACAGGGGTACTTGCTCCCAACCAAAACACTGACGGGCTATAGCCGCCGGAAACACAGCATCTAGATCTTGAGTGGCAGTAAAAGTCGCACTAATGATGTCGTCTGGATCGATTTGATTTCTCTGTTGTAATTCAGTCAATAATTCGGTTACAGCCTCCTGGATTGCCTTATATGTATTCGCTGAGGCGGTAGTTGCCCCTCGAATCGCTCGAACTTTCCAATCCACACGCAATTCCTCCGCAAACAGCTAAAAAATGAAGTCAGAAGTAAAAAGATTACTATTTTGGTGATGGCTATAAGTTTGGCTTAGGGTTTATACATCCATAAAGGTAGTCCTTGGCTAGAAAGTTCAAATTCTAACCAATCCCAACCCGGAAATAGGCTGGAATTAGATGGTATTTTGCCTTGTACTAATCTATTAACCAAAGGTTTACGTTCTTCTAAGTTATAGCACTCTGTTTTCTCAGGATCGAGTCCTGCTAGTTCCGCCGCCCAACGTCTAGCATCTTCTTCACTACCTAGCTTATCCACAATACCTAAACCAAGAGCTTGCTCGCCACTGAAAATACGCCCGTCAGCAAAGCTTTTCACAGTTTCTATTGGTAAATTTCGAGATTCGGCGATGGTAGAGACAAACTGATGATAAGTAGAATCGATCAAGGCTTGCAGAATTTCTTGTTCTTGGGGGGTTAATTCCCGATCAAATGACAAAATGTCCTTATAAGGTCCAGATTTGACGACTTTGAAGGAAACGCCCACCTTATCTAACAGCCGCTCAATGTTGTTAGAGCGCAAAATCACACCGATACTGCCAGTAATTGTCCCAGGATTAGCGATGATTTTTTCGGCACCCATGCCAATATAAACACCACCGGAAGCGGAAATATTGCCAAAACTAGCGACTATTTTCACTTTTTCTCGCAACCGTTTGAGAGCCTCATATATTTCTTGGGAATCTCCCACCGTGCCACCAGGGCTATCAATTCGCAATAATAAAGCGGGAAATTTCTTTTCTTCGACGGTTTTTAAAGCTTCTAAAACCTGTTTGCGGGTCGCTCCGGCGATCGCGCCACTAATCTCAACTCTAGCTATTTGTTTTTTAAATTTACGCTTGAAAGGCCAAATCATGAGGTACTTCTGTGTCTGGACACGATAACATTTGGATCTTTCTCTAGTTTGCACGATCGAGAGACTTTATTTGGCATGGAGTAGCGATCGCTAAGGATTAATGCTTACCGAATTGTAAATTTTTGGTTACAATATTAAGATACAAATCATCAGCAGCAGTCGCAGCTTATGCAACTCAAGCTTTCTGCATCTTCTTTTCCTAATCTATCACCGTGGTTAATTGCCCCATTTTTCCTCTGGGGAACGGCGATGGTAGCTATGAAAGGGGCGGTTCCCAATACCACGCCCTTATTTATGGCAGGATTTAGGTTGCTACCTGCGGGAATTTTGGTTTTGCTGGTAGCTAACTGGCTCAAACGTCCTCAACCTCAAAGTTGGAAAGCTTGGCTGGGAATCGGCTTTTTTGCCTTAGTAGATGGAACATTATTTCAAGGTCTTTTAGCGGAAGGGTTAGCCAGAACTTCGGCGGGATTGGGTTCTGTGATGATTGACTCTCAACCTCTAGCTGTGGCATTACTTTCTAGTTGGTTATTTGGGGAAGTAATTGGCTCATGGGGATGGTTGGGGCTAGGTTTAGGAGTACTGGGAATTAGTCTGATTGGTTTACCCGATGAATGGGTATTAAATTTGTTACATTTGGGTGCAAATTCAACTCCTGTGGCTTGGTCAGAACTATTTGCTCACGGTGAATGGTTAATGCTACTTTCAGCCTTAGCAATGGCGGTGGGTACGGTAACTATTCGGATGATTACCAAATACGCCGATCCGATTGTGGCAACTGGCTGGCATATGATCTTGGGAGGGTTACCCTTATTTGCCATGTCTGGTGTCTGGGAATCAAACCAGATCTCCTATATAGATGTTTCGGGTTGGATGGCTTTAGTTTATTCCGCTATTTTTGGCAGTGCTATCGCTTACGGTCTATTTTTCTATTTCGCAGCTAATGGTAACTTGACTAGCTTGAGTTCTTTAACTTTCTTGACTCCCATCTTTGCAATTTTGTTTGGTAATCTGTTTTTATCTGAAGAACTTACCACAGTTCAATGGGCAGGAGTAAGTTTAACTTTAGTCAGCATTTATTTAATTAATCAACGTCAAATGATTGCTAGTAAGTGGCATCAAGTTCTTCATTGGCTATCACTCAATCAATCATTTAGAAGCAGTTTAGCCTCAAATTCTAGAGATATAGATAATAACTTTAATCCTGTATCTGTACAAGTTCAAGAGTCTGAGTTTTAAACCTAATTTACTAATCTAAGTCTGGATTTAAGATTAATATTTGCTCTCAATGTTTGTGGCTATACCAATTCACATTCAAGATTTGTAGGTAGCAAGTATTTAGTAGACCTCTTGCATAAGTCACACGATTATCAATTATGAGTCTGACAATTAGCTATAAATGAGTAATATCTGGCACAAATCATCAGCAAAAACAGTTATCAGTTTCCCAGATCTGCCATTCACCAATTTATCGTTACTCGTTACTCGTTACTCAAGTCAATATGGCTTGAGTTTTGCAAGAGGTCTAGTGATTTGGTATTAGTTTGTATCATCAACATCACAATTACCTGAATCTTGTTCGTACTTGACTATAACTATATAAGGCTCACCTATAACACTTTGCTCAAAATTGGCTGCCATAGCATCAGTAATTGCCTCTTCATCAAATACTTTATATCCAGAACTTTTAATAACTTCTAGGTAGTTGGGCTGCTTGTCTGGGTCGATCAAAACTGCTACTCCAACTTCACCATTTAGCTTTTTTGGACAAGCTATTTCTGGATAAGTTCCCTTCACGAAAACTTTCTGAAATTTGGTTGATGATATTTCTAATCTAGTTGCCCAATTTTGATAATTAGTATTACCAGCTTCGTCACTAGTATTACTGGAATTGAAGGCTAATTGAGTTGAGTCATTTTCTATAAGTGGAGTTGCTTGAGGAAGAGGATTTTCTAGCCAGTTATGGGTATTATTAGGCGTTTCCGACATCGGAGAGGCGGTAGTTGCTGGTTCTGGGTTGGTTTCCACTTCAGATGTTGGAGGTGGTGAAGATGTGGGAGATAACGTAACTGGAAACTTACCTAAAAATATTGGCTTTCTATAAAGAGAGTAATCTGAAATCTTGGCGGGTGAAGGCTGGGGAGTAGCTAATTTTGGACTTGGAGAAGGAGAAGGATGGAGTGAGACTGATAAATTTAACGAATCTGATTGAGTCCGTTTTGGGGGAATAGGGAAAACAGGTTGATAGAAAATAGCAGGTAGGGTATCTATAGAAGTGCGGGGTACAACTAAGGTTGGTATGCGGCTTTGTTCGGTTGGGGTTAATGCCACAACTTGAATTGGACTAGGTAATTCAAGGCTAGGAGTGGTTTCAAAATCAGATATGTAGGACAGTAGTATTAGTGCTAAGCCGTGAATACTTATGGAAGCCAAACCCGCCAACAAAGTGGATTTTCGCCCGAAGTATCCAGCAAAATGTCCCAAAATTGAGGTTTCCTTAAGTGATGGTGGGATGATTTGAGACTGAGGCGATCGCTCAAATAGCATAATAATGAAGTCAGAAGTTAGAAGTCAGAAGTCAGAAGTAATTATACCTCTGGCGAAACTAAAGCAAGATTGTCTCTGGGTAAGGATTCGATCTGATTTTCAATTAATAACCCAAGTTGCTAGTGATAAATTGGATGTACTCTTGGGGGATTGGGGACACGGGGACACGGAGAGGAAAATTTAATTAGCAATCAACCATCAACAATCAACCATCAACAATTAATAAACAAGTCAAAGATAGTAACTAGCAACTTACGTTAATAAGAGAAATAGGACTGTTCGGTGCTGGAAACGATTCCCGATTCCCGATTCCCAATCCTCTGAAAAAATAGTTGTCAATTTGCATAGATCGAATTTAAAATCCAAGTTCCTGAACTAATATTTTTTAGCTGTGTTACCAACTGTTATTTTACCTGGTTATCTCGAAAGTGCGATCGCATACCTAACGTTAGAGAAATTCTTGCAACAGCAGGGTTTTCCCACTGTAACTGTACCTCTACGTCGTCGCGATTGGCTCCCAACTGTCGGGGGGCGATCGATGATTCCGATTTTGCGACAACTAGATCGAGTTGTCAAAGAAATGTTAGCTAAATATGGAACCTCCCAAATTAATTTAATTGGTCATTCGGCGGGAGGTTGGATTTCGCGGATTTACCTGGGAGAAAAGCCCTATGTAATTCACGGTGATGTCATGGAAGATGCCAATTTGTGGTTCGCACATCCCTATATTGCTTCTTTAACCACTCTAGGCACGCCTCATACTAGTCTAGAGCGTTGGACGAGGAAAAACTTAGATTTTGTCAATCACGGCTATCCAGGAGCATTCTATGCCAACGTGCGCTATGTTTGTGTAGCTGGAAAATCAGTTTTCGGGCAAAGACGACGGGGAAGTTGGTTGGCTTACAGCAGCTATAAACTCACCTGCGGGGTGGGAAACACTTGGGGAGATGGAATTACGCCAATTAATGCCGCTCATTTAGAAGGGGCTAACAACTTGATTATAGAAGGAGTCAAACATTCTCCACGCTCTCCAGGAATTTGGTATGGTTCCCCAGTCGTAGCCCCAGAATGGGTTCAATATTTGCTCTAAGCGACTTCAGGCAGGTTTTTGGTGAGGAGATAGAAACGAAAAGTTAACAGGATATTAAGCATCTCCTAGACAATGCAGTCGCGATCGCAGTTAAATCTAATTTAGTTGGGTAAATTATTCGAGAGTCACCCATCTGCTTGACAAACACCACTCAAAATTTTGCTAGATTATGGTGACAGCATTCATCTAGTTTTGGCTCTTGACATTCAAACATCCTGGCTTACAGTGAAATCTTTAAGCTGCTTCTACTGATTAACATCCATGTCCAAGCTCGTTATTGTTGAATCTCCCACTAAAGCTCGTACTATTCGCAACTATCTGCCCTCAGAATATCGAGTTGAAGCATCTATGGGGCACGTACGCGACTTACCTGCATCAGCAGAGGAAATCCCGGAAAATGTGAAGGGAGAAAAGTGGGCGCAGCTAGGAGTGAATGTAGAAGCTAATTTTGAGCCTTTGTATGTCATTCCCAAAGATAAAAAGAAAATCGTCAAACTGCTACAAGATGCTTTAAAAGAAGCCGATGAATTAGTTCTAGCAACTGACGAAGACAGGGAAGGAGAAAGTATCAGTTGGCATCTACTGCAAATACTAAAGCCCAAAATTCCGATCAAACGGATGGTATTTCATGAAATTACTCAAGAAGCAATCCGTAAAGCCCTAAAAGACTGTCGTCAGGTCGATGAAAAGCTAGTACGCGCCCAAGAAACGCGGCGGATACTAGATCGCCTGGTAGGTTACACCCTTTCTCCGTTACTTTGGAAAAAGATCGCTAGGGGGCTTTCCGCCGGAAGAGTGCAGTCAGTCGCCGTTAGGGTGTTGGTGAATCGGGAACGAGCGCGATTGGCGTTTAAACAGGGGAGTTACTGGGATTTACAAGCGCTGTTAGTCCACAAAACCCAGAAATTTGGGGCAAAATTAGTCACCGTCGCTGGTGTCAAAATTGCCACTGGTGCAGATTTCGATCCAGATACAGGTCAAATTATTGCTGGCAAAAAAGTTACCCTGCTCAATGAAGAAGACGCTAAAGCTCTGCAAGCACGCTTAATTGAGGAAATTTGGACGGTTAAAGACATAGAAGAGCGTGCCGTTAACCGCAAGCCTTCCCCTCCGTTTACCACTTCCACCCTACAACAAGAATCCAACCGGAAACTAAGACTTTCCGCTAGAGAAACCATGCGGGTGGCACAAAGCTTGTACGAGCAAGGGTACATTACCTATATGCGTACCGATTCGGTTCATTTATCGGATCAAGCAATAGAAGCAGCGCGCAGTTGCGTGATGGAAAAGTATGGAGCCGAATATCTTAGCCCCAAACCCCGTCAATACACCACCAAAGCCAAAGGCGCTCAGGAAGCTCACGAAGCGATTCGCCCTGCTGGAAGCAGCTTTCGCACCCCCAGGGAAACTGGTTTAAACGGACAAGAACTATCTTTATACGATCTGGTTTGGAAACGCACCGTCGCCTGTCAAATGGCTGACTCCCGCCAAACTCACATCAGCGTCGATTTGGAAGTAGCGGATGCTGGATTCCGCGCCACTGGGAAACGGATTGACTTTCCAGGCTATTTACGGGCTTATGTAGAAGGTTCTGACGATCCTAATGCTGCTATTGAAGACCAAGAAGTGATCTTACCTCCTTTGAAAGCTGGAGATCATCCAGAATGTGAAAAACTAGAGGCGATTCCCCACGAAACCCAGCCTCCCGCCCGTTTTACGGAAGCTTCTTTGGTTAAAACTTTAGAAAGTGAAGGAATCGGTCGTCCTAGTACCTACGCCAGCATTATTGGGACTATAGCCGATCGCGGTTACGCTAAAATGCAAAGTCAGGCTTTAGTTCCTACTTTTACGGCTTTTGCAGTGACTACCTTGTTAGAAAAGCATTTTCCCGATTTAGTTGATACCAGCTTCACCGCCAAAATGGAGCAAACCCTAGATGATATTTCCACAGGTGAGGCGCAATGGCTCCCCTACCTCAAGAAATTCTATTCTGGGGAAACTGGGTTAGATACCTTGGTCAAGCAGCAGGAAAGTCAAATTGACCGCGCTCAAGCCCGCACCATTGAATTGGATCACCTGGAACCTAAAATCCGTTTGGGGAGTAAAGTCCCCTATGTGGAATCAATTAATGGAGATGAAGTATTAATCGCTTCGATTCCGGCTGATTGGACTCCAGCAGATGCAGATCCAGAACGAATAGCTGAATTGTTGCGGCAAAAAGCTGAAGGTCCCGTAGAATTGGGCAAATATCCTGAATCTGGAGAATCAGTTTACTTTTTCAAAATAGGTCCTCACGGCCCTTACGTGCAAGTTGGGCAAAAAACCGAAGAGAATCCCAAACCTAAACGAGCTTCGATTCCTAAAACCCAGAATTTAGAAGAAGTTACTCTAGATACAGCCCTAAATTTACTCTCTCTACCCAGACTTTTGGGCAATCATCCCGGAACTGGAGGGAAGATTAAGGCGGCGATCGGTCCTTTTGGACCTTATATCGTTCACGAACAGGGGAAAGGTGAGAAAGACTATCGATCGCTCAAAGCTAGTGATGATATCTTTACTATCACTCTAGAACGGGCGCTAGAATTATTAGCAGAACCGAAAAAAGGTCGTGGTGGTAAAAGTAAAACTGCGAAAGAACCTTTACGAACCCTGGGGAATCACCCTGATGATGAAGAAGTGATAGAGGTTCACGAAGGTCGCTATGGTCCATACATTAAGCATGGTAAAACCAATGTATCTTTGCCGAAAGATACAACTGTAGAAGAAGTAACTATGGCTACGGCTTTGGAATTACTAGCTACCAAGTCAACTACTCAAAAGTCTACTGGTACTCGAACTAAATCAACCAAATCAACCAAGTCTAAAACTTCGACCACAACTCGGAAGACAACCACTAAAAAAGCCGCAAAAACCTCTTGAAGAGGTAGATGAACCGCTAATCAAGTTTAAAGTAGGGTAGGCATTACTTACCCTACTTACTGGGACGGGAAATTTCGTCGATCGCCCTGGTCAATCCACCAGTCCTGATTTTGGATGCAGCACAGTTTTACCTATCAGGGATTGGAGGTGAAAGTGCTAGAGTTTTGCCAGTAGTACAACTAAGAATTACTCTGGCGATGTGCTTTCATCGCTTTGACAAATTTAGCAAACAGATAATCAGCATCATGAGGACCAGGACTGGCTTCAGGATGATATTGAACTGAGAAGCAGGGTAAAGATTTATGCTTTAATCCAGCTATAGTTTGATCGTTGAGGTTCAAGTGAGTGATTTCTATGTTTTCACTCAAGCTATCAGGGGCGATCGCAAAACCGTGATTTTGGCTAGTAATCTCAACTTGCTGTTTTAATCCGGCTGGTTGATTCAAGCCGCGATGACCAAATTTGAGCTTAAATGTTCTCGCACCCAAAGATAATCCTAAAATTTGATGTCCCATACAGATCCCAAAAATGGGGGTTTTGGTGGCGACTAGTTCTTTGGTGGTGGCGATTCCTTCAGTGACTTCGGCTGGATCTCCTGGACCATTGGAGAGGAAAATCCCATCGGGGTTATATTTCAAAATTTCAGATGCTGGGGTATCAGCCGGAACAACTATTACTTTACAACCGTAACTGCTCAATCGTCGCAGAATATTGCGTTTTACCCCAAAATCAAGGGCAACTACGGTTAAAGGTGTATTTGGTGCTGCATCTATCCCAAATTCCCAATCTGGATTAGTGGATTCAGACCATTCATAAGTTTCTCTGGTAGTGACTTCTTTGACCAGATTCAATCCTTGCATACTCGGCGCAGATTGGACGTGGGCGAGTAACTCTTCTGGATCTAATATTTCTGTCGAAATGCCCCCGTTCATGGCTCCTACAGAGCGAATTTTGCGGGTTAAGGCTCTCGTATCTATCCCATATATACTAGGAATTTGGTGTTGCTGAAGATAATCTGGTAAGGATTGGGTAGAGCGCCAATTACTAGGAGTGGTACAAATATTGCGGGCGATCACTCCTTGAATTTGAGGACCATTAGCTTCTTCATCTTCAAGATTAACCCCTGTATTTCCCAATTCAGGATAGGTAAAGATGATAATTTGACCTTTATAACTGGGATCTGTGAGGACTTCCTGGTAACCCGTCATTCCTGTGTTAAAGACGACTTCACCAATAGCTGTACCAGAAGCACCAAAAGACCAGCCTTGATAATAACTGCCATCTGCTAGAGCTAACAATGCTGGTTGACGATCTAAAAGAGGCATACAACTTAAAGATTTGGCGATGGGGTGGCGGGTGTTATTATCGCATATGTGACAGCTAAATCACCTTTCTATTGGTCAAGGAGCGATCGCATAACTGCGATCAAGGTTTCAGTTCTTTAATCACCCGACCAGAGGTGGTAAATGATACTCCTTGCTGGAAACTGGTACTAATCATCACTGCTTCTACAATTGGCTCTGTCACACTTTTTTGCTCTGCTACCCACTCCACAATAAAATTTGCTCCTGAACCTCCACTAGAATCTTGTTGAGGGATAAAAAATTCTGTGGTTGCTAGTGGAGCAAGCTGCAAATTACCCTGTGAGTGCTGTTTAATTAATTTTCCGGCTGAGTTGTAGTAGCGAGCAGAGCGAATTATAATCGGGTCAGTTAAGCTGGTGTTGCGAATGCTCAAGGTGACACTAAGCAAAAATTGCTCCTGTTTATCGCCATGATAGATATGCGAGTAAACTGGAACTAAAATAGTTTGTCCTTTGCTGATGACAATTTGGTTAGATGTAATTGATACACCTCCACCATCTCTAGCAATTCGAGTCAATGGTTCAACTGGAGGTGGCGAATTAGGGTTCTGAGATGATAGGTTACCCCTTGTCGTATCACACGCAGTTAAGAGGATGAGACACATGACGGTTGTAATTGCTACTGGCTGGATCGCCACTACTATTGTCCTCCGAAAACTTATACCAATTCTTGAAATTCACGCTACAGACCAAAATGTAGAGACGTTGCAATGCAACGTCTCTACACACCAATTATGTAGCACAACAAAATGAAAATGGGATTAAATCATGCATCATGCTCTATGGGAACTCCCCGATCACCGATGAGGACGTATCGACCTTTTTTTTGCCATAATTTGAGCCAACTTTTGCCGTTGACTAGGAGTTAAGACTTCTCGCATCTCTAGTAAACTTTCTAAGCGCAGGTCACCTATCTGATTTTGCAAGTCTTGGACTTGATTGTGTTTGGCACGAATTTGACCAGCACTGGC from Merismopedia glauca CCAP 1448/3 harbors:
- the crtR gene encoding beta-carotene hydroxylase, with product MLEVQPPLTVPREFLGPPSGFNPTLVMFLAALVLVVISTSGYWLWNWPGWFCFSINILALHMAGTIIHDASHNVAHHNKVMNAILGHGSALMLGFAFPVFTRVHMQHHANVNDPENDPDHFVSTGGPLWMIAARFFYHEIFFFKRRLWRKYELLEWFLSRLFVATVIFVAWQHGFSSYIMHFWFCPALVVGLALGLFFDYLPHRPFKERDRWKNARVYASPWLNIMILGQNYHLVHHLWPSIPWYKYQGAYLATKPLLESKNCHLSLGLFEGKDLLHFLYDLFLGIRVHKKECFRSQKSEVRSQK
- a CDS encoding COP23 domain-containing protein, coding for MSRPMLNSTVSQGSSFALAIALLVSSSSAIAESLPLQIAQRDVIVNTDGNSPNPYPDSGSSYPDSGNSVPAANGNTRFACQYVNGDYTVMYYPESRPGEAYPWATPRSMGGGWTAFRRCTSIAERLESYRPEGLLEMRTDVKNGYNIICVTTERTSDCPSRIVLTVPTGQDPIATRDRIFENLSVADSGQSTVGVNTYTGRGGSNVLNDLLGGGKTTNRTRARRSTIDLRAFLDPQDGGTGSGLRNGVKVKGKKTTAQPANNPSNRRLNPGNFR
- the aroH gene encoding chorismate mutase → MDWKVRAIRGATTASANTYKAIQEAVTELLTELQQRNQIDPDDIISATFTATQDLDAVFPAAIARQCFGWEQVPLLDVQHMHVEGAMPLCIRLLIHINLPLDCAPVKHIYLREAASLREDLNYSEISGSCA
- a CDS encoding pentapeptide repeat-containing protein; the encoded protein is MLETRGMDAAELLVSYQTGNRNFKRAKLAGLDLSGYNLADIDLEEANLEGANLAQANLEGSFLYRANLNHANLKETIFSRAEMWEIDLGQANLKEANLYMANLKGAYLWKANLAIANLSEAFLKNVNFVQCDLWRANLREANLSGANLKGASLKAAALERAKYNESTLFPEGFEPDSAGMRFVSDMRLV
- a CDS encoding DMT family transporter, giving the protein MQLKLSASSFPNLSPWLIAPFFLWGTAMVAMKGAVPNTTPLFMAGFRLLPAGILVLLVANWLKRPQPQSWKAWLGIGFFALVDGTLFQGLLAEGLARTSAGLGSVMIDSQPLAVALLSSWLFGEVIGSWGWLGLGLGVLGISLIGLPDEWVLNLLHLGANSTPVAWSELFAHGEWLMLLSALAMAVGTVTIRMITKYADPIVATGWHMILGGLPLFAMSGVWESNQISYIDVSGWMALVYSAIFGSAIAYGLFFYFAANGNLTSLSSLTFLTPIFAILFGNLFLSEELTTVQWAGVSLTLVSIYLINQRQMIASKWHQVLHWLSLNQSFRSSLASNSRDIDNNFNPVSVQVQESEF
- the sppA gene encoding signal peptide peptidase SppA; the encoded protein is MIWPFKRKFKKQIARVEISGAIAGATRKQVLEALKTVEEKKFPALLLRIDSPGGTVGDSQEIYEALKRLREKVKIVASFGNISASGGVYIGMGAEKIIANPGTITGSIGVILRSNNIERLLDKVGVSFKVVKSGPYKDILSFDRELTPQEQEILQALIDSTYHQFVSTIAESRNLPIETVKSFADGRIFSGEQALGLGIVDKLGSEEDARRWAAELAGLDPEKTECYNLEERKPLVNRLVQGKIPSNSSLFPGWDWLEFELSSQGLPLWMYKP
- a CDS encoding esterase/lipase family protein, whose product is MLPTVILPGYLESAIAYLTLEKFLQQQGFPTVTVPLRRRDWLPTVGGRSMIPILRQLDRVVKEMLAKYGTSQINLIGHSAGGWISRIYLGEKPYVIHGDVMEDANLWFAHPYIASLTTLGTPHTSLERWTRKNLDFVNHGYPGAFYANVRYVCVAGKSVFGQRRRGSWLAYSSYKLTCGVGNTWGDGITPINAAHLEGANNLIIEGVKHSPRSPGIWYGSPVVAPEWVQYLL
- a CDS encoding energy transducer TonB, whose product is MLFERSPQSQIIPPSLKETSILGHFAGYFGRKSTLLAGLASISIHGLALILLSYISDFETTPSLELPSPIQVVALTPTEQSRIPTLVVPRTSIDTLPAIFYQPVFPIPPKRTQSDSLNLSVSLHPSPSPSPKLATPQPSPAKISDYSLYRKPIFLGKFPVTLSPTSSPPPTSEVETNPEPATTASPMSETPNNTHNWLENPLPQATPLIENDSTQLAFNSSNTSDEAGNTNYQNWATRLEISSTKFQKVFVKGTYPEIACPKKLNGEVGVAVLIDPDKQPNYLEVIKSSGYKVFDEEAITDAMAANFEQSVIGEPYIVIVKYEQDSGNCDVDDTN